The following coding sequences lie in one Arachis hypogaea cultivar Tifrunner chromosome 4, arahy.Tifrunner.gnm2.J5K5, whole genome shotgun sequence genomic window:
- the LOC112794629 gene encoding receptor-like protein 7 yields MTMMGLLHSVALSTQFLLLFSSSLFTNCLTLNDSTSTHHHGCHQHENNALLSFKQSFIISKSASYNTFSYPKTCSWIPTTDCCSWDGIECDELTGHVISIDLSSSLLYGSMDANSTLFSLVHLQRLDLSDNDFNHSQIPARMGDLSQLKHLNLSQFGETTLSGEVPTQISHLSNLLSLDLCSYIDPQFDFPLINRLQLKESTLQSLIQNSTRLEQLRLNFVTISSSLPHTLTNLTSLQKLSFRNCELYGEFPVGIFYLPNLTSLNFAENQNLQGALPASIGNLTNLALLALGDNSFHGEIPQSLFRLENLEQLSLSYNFFEGQLALDMFLKLKMLNALGLSVNKLTLFSQNRNVNVTILPPIQSLGLSGCNLAGEVPTWIMNLTTLSSLDLSRNNLQGEIPYFFFRLENLTVLDLSHNTLEGQIELDMLSKLQKLTSLGLGGGNKLYFLEGKNSSNVTFPSQIQTLILGSCNLVHFPNFTQHLQELTDLYLSNNTIKTIPSWLWNKTTLQTLVISNSLLIGEISPSICNLQSLVVLDLSSNNLVGMIPSCLGTFSRSLQVLDLAANKLIGNIPQTYVKGNALQFIDFSSNKLYGQLPRTLVNCRMLEFLDVRHNHFNDSFPFWLGSLPKLKVVFLSDNQFHGAIMCPLKYTFPQLRIIDLSQNGFSTKLTSEIIMCFKSMIISNKRQLDFKDEIYYSENVFLDIDVVSFSMSNKGVVMDYLGGQYLHHMVAIDLSCNKIYGEIPDTMGSLNGLVVLNLSNNMFSGSIPSSFGKLSNLEVLDLSLNNLSGNIPQ; encoded by the coding sequence ATGACAATGATGGGATTGTTGCATTCTGTTGCTTTGTCCACACagtttcttctcctcttctcatCCTCCCTGTTTACAAACTGTTTAACTTTGAATGATTCAACTAGTACTCATCATCATGGGTGCCATCAACATGAGAACAATGCCTTGCTGAGCTTTAAACAAAGCTTCATCATAAGTAAGTCTGCATCTTACAATACTTTCAGTTATCCTAAAACTTGTTCCTGGATTCCAACCACAGATTGCTGCTCCTGGGATGGCATTGAATGCGATGAGCTCACAGGTCATGTCATTTCCATTGATCTTAGTAGCAGCCTGCTCTATGGTTCCATGGATGCCAATAGCACCCTTTTCTCACTTGTGCATCTTCAACGCCTTGATCTTTCAGACAATGACTTCAATCACTCGCAAATTCCAGCAAGGATGGGTGACTTGTCACAACTGAAGCATTTGAATCTTTCTCAATTTGGTGAAACCACATTGTCAGGTGAAGTCCCAACTCAAATTTCCCATTTGTCCAACTTGTTGTCCCTTGATCTTTGCAGCTATATTGATCCACAATTTGATTTTCCATTAATAAACCGTTTACAACTTAAAGAATCCACTCTGCAAAGCTTAATTCAAAACTCAACAAGACTTGAACAACTTCGCCTTAATTTTGTCACCATTTCATCATCTTTACCTCATACTCTCACAAACCTTACATCTCTGCAAAAACTCTCTTTTCGAAACTGTGAACTATATGGTGAGTTTCCAGTTGGAATATTCTATCTCCCAAACTTAACTTCTTTGAATTTTGCGGAAAACCAAAATCTGCAGGGTGCATTACCTGCATCCATTGGAAACCTGACCAATTTAGCTTTATTGGCTCTTGGAGATAATAGCTTTCATGGTGAAATCCCGCAGTCTCTTTTCAGACTCGAAAATCTTGAACAATTGTCTCTGTCGTATAATTTCTTTGAAGGACAACTAGCACTTGACATGTTTTTGAAGCTAAAGATGCTTAATGCTCTTGGCTTGTCTGTCAACAAATTGACTTTGTTCTCACAAAATAGGAATGTCAATGTGACAATCCTTCCTCCAATTCAATCATTAGGATTGAGTGGGTGCAATTTAGCTGGGGAAGTTCCAACTTGGATAATGAATCTAACCACTTTAAGTTCCTTGGATCTTTCTCGAAATAATCTTCAAGGTGAaattccatatttcttcttcaggTTAGAAAATCTTACAGTTCTCGATCTATCTCATAATACATTGGAAGGACAGATCGAGCTTGACATGCTTTCAAAGCTCCAAAAGCTTACTTCTCTTGGTTTAGGCGGAGGCAACAAATTGTATTTTCTTGAAGGGAAGAACAGTTCCAACGTAAcatttccttctcaaattcaaacTTTGATTTTAGGTTCATGCAACTTAGTTCATTTTCCCAATTTTACACAACACTTGCAGGAGTTGACTGATCTTTACCTATCAAACAACACCATAAAGACTATACCGAGTTGGTTATGGAACAAAACAACTCTTCAGACTTTGGTTATTTCCAACAGCCTATTGATAGGAGAAATATCCCCCTCCATATGCAACCTGCAGTCACTTGTGGTACTTGATTTATCTTCCAACAACTTAGTTGGCATGATTCCATCATGTTTGGGAACGTTTAGCCGATCCCTTCAAGTTTTGGATCTCGCAGCAAACAAATTAATCGGCAATATTCCTCAAACTTATGTGAAAGGAAATGCCCTTCAGTTTATTGATTTTAGTTCTAACAAGTTGTACggtcaattaccaagaacacTTGTCAATTGCAGAATGCTTGAGTTTCTAGATGTGAGACATAACCATTTCAATGACTCATTTCCTTTCTGGTTAGGATCTCTTCCTAAGTTAAAGGTTGTTTTTTTAAGTGATAATCAATTTCACGGAGCTATAATGTGTCCATTGAAATACACATTTCCCCAGCTTCGAATCATTGATCTTTCTCAAAATGGTTTCTCAACAAAATTAACATCAGAAATAATCATGTGCTTCAAATCGATGATCATATCCAACAAAAGACAACTGGATTTCAAGGACGAGATTTATTACAGTGAGAATGTGTTTCTAGATATTGATGTGGTTTCATTTTCAATGTCCaacaaaggagttgtcatggattATCTTGGGGGTCAATACCTTCATCACATGGTAGCCATTGATCTTTCATGTAACAAAATTTATGGTGAGATTCCAGACACCATGGGAAGTTTGAATGGTCTTGTTGTGCTCAACTTATCCAATAACATGTTTAGTGGCAGCATCCCATCTTCCTTCGGAAAGCTTTCAAATCTTGAAGTTCTCGACCTTTCTCTCAATAACTTGTCAGGGAATATTCCTCAATAA